The following are from one region of the Mesorhizobium sp. B4-1-4 genome:
- a CDS encoding GYD domain-containing protein → MTTYIVLMNWTEQGAKNVRDSPKRLDAAKKQLGEMGGSFKSFYLTMGEFDMVSVVEAPDDAVLARFALMLGSGGSVKTRTLKAFPEFAYREIISSLG, encoded by the coding sequence ATGACGACTTACATCGTGCTGATGAACTGGACCGAGCAGGGCGCGAAAAATGTGCGCGACTCGCCCAAGCGGCTGGACGCCGCCAAGAAGCAGCTCGGCGAGATGGGTGGATCGTTCAAGTCGTTCTACCTGACCATGGGCGAATTCGACATGGTGTCGGTGGTCGAAGCGCCTGATGATGCGGTGCTCGCCCGTTTCGCGCTGATGCTGGGCTCGGGCGGCAGCGTCAAGACGCGCACGCTCAAGGCGTTCCCGGAATTTGCTTACCGCGAGATCATCTCCTCGCTCGGATGA
- the dnaG gene encoding DNA primase, with product MRFPPAFLDEIRDRVPISQVIGQRVAWDRKKTNASRGDYWACCPFHGEKSPSFHCEDKKGRYHCFGCSASGDHFKFLTELEGLSFPEAVETIADMAGVPMPVRDAQEERREKERASLTDVMEMATAFFQERLQGPEGAKARAYLRDRGLTPATQHSFRLGFAPDSRNALKEHLAAKGVPKADIEACGLVRHGDDIPVSYDWFRDRIMFPIPDSRGKIIAFGGRALAPDAPAKYMNSPDTELFHKGNVLYNFARARKALAKGGAVIAVEGYMDVIALAQAGFENVVAPLGTALTENQLELLWRMANEPVLCFDGDKAGLKAAWRAADLALPSVQAGRSARFALLPEGKDPDDLVKAEGPDAFRAVLADARPLVDLLWMRETAGGVFDTPERRAELEKTLRELTSRIRDESLRYHYQQEMRERVLSFFGSQRVSRQGRDNGRPGARGQGKAAAPGGQFAKGGGRIAITESLGQSALVKRGEGMSVREATIIVALVNHPALIDENFAHVEFLDLANSDLNRLHAAILDAMAHDMANDRHAVVATIERAGCAEIWERAVGLIRRARQWPALETAALEDARDALNQALHLQRSARTLHKELKQAEAALEADPSDENFRHLIEIQAQFQDVQATEALIEGFGVSSGRAGRA from the coding sequence ATGCGCTTTCCGCCCGCCTTCCTCGACGAGATACGCGACCGCGTGCCGATTTCACAGGTTATCGGCCAGCGCGTCGCGTGGGATCGCAAGAAGACCAATGCGTCGCGTGGCGATTATTGGGCTTGCTGTCCCTTCCACGGCGAGAAGAGCCCGTCCTTCCACTGCGAGGACAAGAAGGGGCGTTATCACTGTTTCGGCTGCTCGGCCTCGGGCGACCATTTCAAATTCCTGACCGAACTCGAAGGGTTGAGCTTTCCCGAGGCGGTCGAGACGATCGCCGACATGGCGGGCGTGCCAATGCCGGTCCGCGACGCGCAGGAGGAGCGGCGCGAGAAGGAACGCGCCAGCCTGACCGATGTCATGGAAATGGCGACCGCCTTCTTCCAGGAGCGCCTGCAGGGACCAGAAGGCGCAAAGGCGCGCGCGTATCTGCGCGACCGCGGGTTGACGCCGGCGACCCAGCATTCGTTTCGGCTCGGCTTCGCGCCGGACAGCCGCAATGCGCTGAAGGAGCATCTGGCGGCAAAGGGCGTGCCGAAGGCCGATATCGAGGCCTGCGGGCTGGTGCGGCACGGCGACGACATCCCGGTGTCCTACGACTGGTTCCGCGACCGCATCATGTTTCCGATCCCGGATTCGCGCGGCAAGATCATTGCCTTTGGCGGCCGTGCGCTGGCGCCCGACGCGCCGGCCAAATACATGAACTCGCCCGACACCGAGCTCTTCCACAAGGGCAATGTGCTCTACAATTTCGCCCGCGCCCGCAAGGCGCTGGCCAAGGGCGGCGCGGTTATCGCGGTCGAAGGCTATATGGACGTGATCGCGCTGGCGCAGGCCGGTTTCGAGAATGTGGTCGCGCCGCTCGGCACCGCGCTCACCGAGAACCAGCTTGAACTGTTGTGGCGCATGGCCAACGAACCGGTTCTGTGTTTCGACGGCGACAAGGCCGGGCTGAAAGCGGCGTGGCGGGCCGCCGATCTCGCACTGCCATCGGTACAGGCGGGGCGCTCGGCGCGCTTTGCGCTGCTGCCGGAAGGCAAGGACCCCGACGACCTGGTCAAGGCCGAGGGACCGGACGCATTTCGCGCCGTGCTTGCCGACGCACGGCCGCTGGTCGACCTCCTATGGATGCGCGAGACGGCGGGCGGCGTCTTCGACACGCCGGAGCGGCGAGCGGAACTTGAAAAGACGCTGCGCGAGCTGACCAGTCGCATCCGAGATGAGAGCCTGCGGTACCACTATCAACAGGAGATGCGCGAGCGGGTGCTGAGCTTCTTCGGCTCCCAGCGCGTTTCCCGCCAGGGCCGCGACAACGGCCGGCCAGGAGCGCGCGGCCAGGGCAAGGCGGCCGCGCCCGGCGGACAGTTCGCCAAGGGCGGCGGCCGCATCGCCATCACCGAAAGTCTCGGCCAGTCGGCGCTGGTCAAGCGCGGCGAGGGGATGTCGGTGCGCGAGGCGACGATCATCGTGGCGCTGGTCAACCATCCGGCGCTGATCGACGAGAATTTCGCGCATGTCGAGTTTCTCGATCTCGCCAATTCCGACCTGAACCGGCTGCACGCGGCCATCCTCGACGCGATGGCGCATGACATGGCCAATGACCGCCACGCCGTGGTGGCGACGATCGAGCGCGCCGGCTGCGCCGAGATATGGGAACGCGCCGTAGGCCTGATCCGGCGAGCGCGGCAATGGCCGGCGCTGGAGACGGCGGCGCTCGAGGATGCCCGCGACGCTCTGAACCAGGCACTGCACTTGCAGCGTAGCGCGCGCACCTTACATAAGGAGCTGAAACAGGCGGAAGCGGCTCTCGAAGCGGATCCTTCGGACGAAAACTTCCGCCATCTGATCGAAATTCAGGCGCAATTTCAGGATGTACAAGCGACGGAAGCGCTGATCGAAGGGTTCGGCGTATCGTCGGGCAGGGCCGGGCGAGCCTAA
- a CDS encoding type II toxin-antitoxin system RelE family toxin — protein sequence MKRVILLPLAAKALRKHRADAERILSKIETYAHDASTLANSVKALQESTALRLRVGDYRVIFEETDQEIIVTKIGPRGSVYD from the coding sequence GTGAAGCGGGTCATTCTTCTCCCTCTGGCCGCCAAGGCGCTGCGGAAGCATCGGGCGGATGCCGAGAGGATCCTGTCGAAGATCGAAACCTATGCCCACGACGCGAGCACGCTTGCAAACAGTGTCAAGGCTCTGCAGGAATCGACCGCTCTGCGTTTGAGGGTCGGTGACTATCGGGTCATTTTCGAGGAGACAGACCAGGAGATCATCGTCACCAAGATTGGGCCACGCGGATCTGTTTATGATTGA
- a CDS encoding PadR family transcriptional regulator — MHKDFGRGHFGERMFMHMAGKFGGRGGGFGSFGGRGGGGRGPGDIFRAGRMLADGDLKLITLSLLAEAPRHGYDIIKALEERTSGIYSPSPGVVYPTLTFLEEAGYAVSSSEGNKKVFSITEAGQAHLADNREMIDSVLEHLERFGRKMAKAREWFGWNDDSEDRRGGRGGRGDRSEARDEFRAIRHRLRAALSDIVDAPAEKQAEAMSILEAAAEALEALSRK; from the coding sequence ATGCACAAAGATTTCGGGCGCGGCCATTTCGGCGAGCGCATGTTCATGCATATGGCCGGCAAGTTCGGCGGCCGCGGCGGCGGTTTCGGTTCGTTCGGAGGCCGGGGCGGCGGCGGACGCGGCCCGGGCGACATATTCCGCGCCGGGCGCATGCTGGCCGACGGCGATCTCAAGCTGATCACGCTGTCGCTGCTGGCCGAGGCGCCGCGCCATGGCTACGACATCATCAAGGCGCTGGAAGAGCGCACCAGCGGCATCTACAGCCCGAGTCCGGGCGTGGTCTACCCGACGCTGACCTTCCTGGAAGAGGCCGGCTATGCAGTGTCATCAAGCGAAGGCAACAAGAAGGTGTTCTCCATCACCGAGGCCGGGCAGGCGCATCTCGCCGACAATCGCGAGATGATCGACAGCGTGCTCGAACACCTCGAACGCTTCGGCCGCAAGATGGCCAAGGCCCGGGAATGGTTCGGCTGGAATGACGATAGCGAGGATCGTCGCGGGGGCCGAGGCGGGCGTGGCGACCGTTCGGAGGCGCGCGACGAGTTCCGCGCTATCCGCCACCGGCTGCGCGCCGCGCTGAGCGACATCGTCGATGCCCCGGCCGAAAAGCAGGCCGAGGCCATGAGCATCCTCGAAGCCGCGGCCGAGGCGCTGGAAGCCTTGTCGCGCAAGTAG
- a CDS encoding Na/Pi cotransporter family protein — MTGSVVLLHLAGAVALMLFATRMVKTGVERAYGDMLRHRLRATMRNPIMAVLAGTGLAIALQSSTAVTLLVGSFAGSGIVSGAAGQLAVRGAEIGSALVVKLLTFDLTLLVPLCLITGTVMFMATERRDWRQTGRILVGIGLLILSLEMIGQASEPLRNSQLMPVIINYFSSDSITAYLLAALITWLFQSSIAAVLLMATLAGRGLITPELGIVLILGVNLGSSIIAPMLTRSASPAVRVVPIGNLLMRGLGSLVMLVLFMIFRPHVGFLGTMAADQIVNAHILFNVIILLAGLPLASLVYRASEKIVALGAKPAPAASLDVTELSALNESALDVPSQALANATREVVRVCETVEIMLKRIIELYEDADTDKIKALAALDDRVDRKHAAIKLYLAKVTKMPLTEDESLRCQELIGACVKLEQVGDIIVRNMLVHVKKKFDRRLEFTDEGWSELCAFHSSVLANARLAFNVLVSRDPETARQLVLEKDQLRDREKETSASHFLRLREGTAKSVETSSIHLDTIRDLKQINSLLASMAYPVLEERGLLTGSRLKAS; from the coding sequence GTGACCGGCTCCGTCGTCCTGCTGCATCTGGCCGGCGCCGTCGCACTGATGCTGTTTGCCACCCGCATGGTGAAGACCGGCGTCGAGCGTGCTTATGGCGACATGCTGCGCCATCGCTTGCGCGCCACCATGCGCAACCCGATCATGGCCGTGCTGGCCGGAACGGGCCTGGCGATCGCGCTGCAGAGTTCCACCGCGGTCACTCTGCTGGTCGGCTCCTTCGCCGGCTCGGGCATCGTCTCCGGCGCCGCAGGCCAATTGGCGGTGCGCGGCGCCGAGATCGGCTCGGCGCTGGTGGTCAAGCTGCTGACGTTCGATCTGACACTGCTGGTGCCGCTCTGCCTGATCACCGGCACGGTGATGTTCATGGCCACCGAGCGGCGCGACTGGCGCCAGACCGGCCGCATCCTGGTCGGCATCGGCCTTTTGATCCTGTCGCTGGAAATGATCGGCCAGGCCTCGGAGCCGTTGCGCAACAGCCAGCTCATGCCGGTCATCATCAACTACTTCTCCAGCGATTCCATCACCGCCTATCTGCTGGCGGCGCTGATCACCTGGCTGTTCCAGTCGAGCATCGCGGCAGTCCTGTTGATGGCGACGCTGGCTGGCCGCGGCCTGATCACGCCCGAGCTCGGCATCGTCCTCATCCTCGGCGTCAATCTCGGTTCCTCGATCATCGCGCCGATGCTGACCCGCTCGGCCAGCCCCGCCGTACGCGTCGTGCCGATCGGCAATCTCCTGATGCGCGGGCTTGGGTCGCTGGTCATGCTGGTGCTGTTCATGATCTTCAGGCCGCATGTCGGCTTTCTCGGCACCATGGCGGCCGACCAGATCGTCAACGCCCATATCCTGTTCAACGTCATCATCCTGCTCGCCGGCCTGCCGCTGGCCAGCTTGGTCTACCGCGCTTCCGAGAAGATCGTGGCGCTCGGCGCCAAGCCGGCGCCGGCGGCCTCGCTCGACGTCACCGAACTCTCGGCGCTCAACGAGAGCGCGCTCGACGTGCCGAGCCAGGCGCTGGCCAACGCCACCCGCGAGGTGGTGCGGGTATGCGAGACGGTCGAGATCATGCTGAAACGCATCATCGAGCTCTATGAGGACGCCGACACCGACAAGATCAAGGCGCTTGCCGCCCTCGACGACCGCGTCGACCGCAAGCACGCGGCCATAAAACTCTACCTCGCCAAGGTCACCAAGATGCCGCTGACCGAGGACGAGTCGCTGCGCTGCCAGGAGCTGATTGGCGCCTGCGTCAAGCTCGAGCAGGTCGGTGACATCATCGTTCGCAACATGCTGGTGCATGTGAAGAAGAAGTTCGATCGCAGGCTGGAATTCACCGACGAAGGCTGGAGCGAATTGTGCGCCTTCCACAGCTCGGTGCTGGCCAATGCGCGGCTCGCCTTCAACGTGCTGGTCTCGCGCGACCCCGAAACGGCCCGTCAGCTGGTGCTGGAGAAGGACCAGCTGCGCGACCGCGAGAAGGAAACCAGCGCCAGCCATTTCCTGCGGCTGCGCGAAGGCACCGCAAAAAGCGTCGAAACCAGCTCGATCCACCTCGACACCATCCGCGATCTCAAGCAGATCAACTCGCTGCTGGCATCGATGGCCTATCCCGTCCTCGAAGAGCGCGGCCTGCTCACCGGGTCGAGGTTGAAGGCGAGCTGA
- a CDS encoding RcnB family protein — protein MKRIILSSLAFSMLAATSLTGQAAPMNAPVAPQSTYTKADWQKPGRHVEKRVVKKKVVVKRNHWRNGQKYSSWKRHQPIRDYGRYGLRRPGRGQEWIRVGNDYVLVGILSGVIFGAIAAQ, from the coding sequence ATGAAACGCATTATCCTTTCCAGCCTCGCCTTCTCGATGCTGGCCGCCACGTCGCTCACCGGCCAGGCGGCGCCGATGAACGCACCGGTCGCGCCGCAGTCGACCTACACAAAGGCCGATTGGCAGAAGCCCGGCAGGCATGTCGAGAAGCGTGTCGTGAAGAAGAAGGTCGTCGTGAAGCGCAACCATTGGCGCAATGGCCAGAAATATTCCAGTTGGAAGCGCCACCAGCCGATCCGCGACTATGGCCGCTATGGCCTGCGTCGTCCCGGCCGCGGCCAGGAATGGATCCGCGTCGGCAATGACTACGTGCTCGTCGGCATTCTCTCCGGCGTGATCTTCGGCGCCATCGCCGCTCAGTAG
- a CDS encoding helix-turn-helix transcriptional regulator, translating to MNNIAYVTTPGGEELAILPRSELEALRDSLDHAQALGGFRAGQIPGLTTDEARALVAATSPLAFWRKYRKQTQAVLATSVGVTQNYLSEIENGKRGGDVALWLRLARALELPVESLVDEGD from the coding sequence ATGAACAACATTGCCTATGTCACGACGCCCGGTGGCGAGGAATTAGCCATCCTGCCGCGCAGCGAGCTTGAGGCGTTGCGGGACTCATTGGACCACGCACAGGCGTTGGGTGGCTTTCGCGCAGGCCAGATACCAGGTTTGACCACGGATGAAGCGCGGGCTCTGGTGGCGGCGACTTCTCCGCTTGCCTTCTGGCGCAAATATCGCAAGCAGACCCAGGCGGTTCTCGCGACTTCCGTCGGTGTCACTCAGAACTATCTTTCGGAAATCGAGAACGGAAAACGTGGCGGCGATGTCGCGCTTTGGCTGCGGCTGGCCCGAGCGCTTGAACTGCCGGTGGAAAGTTTGGTCGACGAAGGCGATTGA
- a CDS encoding DUF333 domain-containing protein, protein MKISAAGLAALSLVPIDVGAAVQKPVGMANPASVHCGGVGGRLAMRKDRAGNEYGFCRLPNGRLCGERALFRDNKRVGPKTAMRGK, encoded by the coding sequence ATGAAGATATCGGCTGCCGGCCTGGCCGCATTGTCCTTAGTGCCGATCGACGTCGGCGCTGCCGTGCAAAAGCCGGTCGGCATGGCCAATCCGGCATCCGTCCATTGCGGCGGAGTCGGCGGGCGCCTGGCGATGAGGAAGGATAGGGCCGGCAATGAATATGGATTTTGCCGCCTGCCCAACGGACGCCTGTGTGGGGAGCGGGCGCTGTTTCGCGACAACAAACGCGTCGGGCCGAAGACGGCGATGCGCGGCAAGTGA
- the rpoD gene encoding RNA polymerase sigma factor RpoD has protein sequence MATKEKEEVETEREGATDGPLLDLSDDAVKKMIKAAKKRGYVTMDELNSVLPSEEVTSEQIEDTMAMLSDMGINVVEDDEQGEEAEAGDTAADAEEDANELAEQTGTAVAATTTKKEPTDRTDDPVRMYLREMGSVELLSREGEIAIAKRIEAGRETMIAGLCESPLTFQAIIIWRDELNESKILLREIIDLEATYAGPEAKQAPVVERVEEAPKADEKPRRGRDDEDDITNVGVDTRGIGDDDEEDEDEASLSLAAMEAELRPQVMETLDVIADTYKKLRKLQDQQVENRLAAAGTLSPSQDRRLKELKDQLIKAVKSLSLNTARIEALVEQLYDINKRLVQNEGKLLRLAESYGVRREEFLKEYQGSELDPNWTRSIGNLTSRGWKEFTKNEKDAIKDLRAEIQHLATETAISILEFRKIVNQVQKGEREAAIAKKEMVEANLRLVISIAKKYTNRGLQFLDLIQEGNIGLMKAVDKFEYRRGYKFSTYATWWIRQAITRSIADQARTIRIPVHMIETINKIVRTSRQMLHEIGREPTPEELAEKLAMPLEKVRKVLKIAKEPISLETPVGDEEDSHLGDFIEDKMAILPIDAAIQANLRETTTRVLASLTPREERVLRMRFGIGMNTDHTLEEVGQQFSVTRERIRQIEAKALRKLKHPSRSRKLRSFLDS, from the coding sequence ATGGCGACAAAGGAAAAGGAAGAGGTCGAGACCGAACGCGAGGGCGCCACCGATGGGCCTCTGCTCGACCTTTCCGATGATGCTGTCAAGAAGATGATCAAGGCCGCCAAGAAGCGCGGCTATGTTACGATGGACGAGCTGAATTCGGTGCTGCCTTCCGAGGAAGTGACCTCCGAGCAGATCGAGGACACGATGGCGATGCTGTCCGACATGGGCATCAATGTCGTCGAGGATGACGAGCAGGGCGAGGAGGCCGAGGCCGGCGACACCGCGGCGGATGCCGAGGAAGACGCCAACGAACTGGCCGAGCAGACCGGCACCGCGGTAGCCGCCACCACCACCAAGAAAGAACCGACCGACCGTACCGACGATCCGGTTCGTATGTACCTGCGCGAGATGGGCTCGGTCGAGCTTCTGTCGCGCGAGGGCGAAATCGCGATCGCCAAGCGCATCGAGGCCGGCCGCGAGACGATGATCGCGGGCCTGTGCGAGAGCCCGCTGACCTTCCAGGCGATCATCATCTGGCGCGACGAGCTCAACGAATCCAAGATCCTGCTGCGCGAGATCATCGATCTTGAAGCCACCTATGCCGGCCCCGAGGCCAAGCAGGCGCCGGTGGTCGAGCGCGTCGAGGAAGCGCCCAAGGCTGATGAGAAGCCGCGCCGCGGGCGCGACGATGAAGACGACATCACCAATGTCGGTGTCGACACGCGCGGCATCGGGGACGACGACGAGGAAGACGAGGACGAGGCCAGCCTGTCGCTGGCGGCGATGGAAGCTGAATTGCGTCCGCAGGTGATGGAGACGCTCGACGTCATTGCCGACACCTACAAGAAGCTGCGCAAGCTGCAGGACCAGCAGGTCGAGAACCGTCTGGCCGCCGCCGGCACGCTGTCGCCCAGCCAGGACCGCCGGCTGAAGGAACTGAAGGACCAGCTGATCAAAGCGGTGAAGTCGCTGTCGCTCAACACGGCGCGCATCGAGGCGCTAGTCGAGCAGCTCTACGACATCAACAAGCGCCTGGTGCAGAACGAGGGCAAGCTGCTGCGCCTCGCCGAAAGCTACGGCGTGCGCCGCGAGGAGTTCCTGAAGGAATATCAGGGCTCGGAGCTCGATCCCAACTGGACGCGCTCGATCGGCAATCTGACCTCGCGCGGCTGGAAGGAATTCACCAAGAACGAGAAGGATGCGATCAAGGACCTGCGCGCCGAGATCCAGCATCTGGCCACCGAAACGGCGATCTCGATCCTGGAATTCCGCAAGATCGTGAACCAGGTGCAGAAGGGCGAACGCGAAGCCGCGATCGCCAAGAAGGAAATGGTCGAGGCCAATCTGCGCCTCGTCATCTCCATCGCCAAAAAGTACACCAATCGCGGCCTGCAGTTCCTCGATCTGATCCAGGAAGGCAATATCGGCCTGATGAAGGCGGTCGACAAATTCGAATACCGCCGCGGCTACAAGTTCTCGACCTACGCGACATGGTGGATCCGGCAGGCGATCACCCGTTCGATCGCCGACCAGGCGCGCACCATCCGCATTCCGGTGCACATGATCGAGACGATCAACAAGATCGTGCGCACCTCGCGCCAGATGCTGCACGAGATCGGCCGCGAGCCGACGCCGGAGGAATTGGCCGAAAAGCTCGCCATGCCGCTGGAAAAAGTGCGCAAGGTACTGAAGATCGCCAAGGAGCCGATCTCGCTCGAAACCCCTGTGGGCGACGAGGAGGATTCGCATCTGGGCGATTTCATCGAGGACAAGATGGCGATCCTGCCGATCGACGCGGCGATCCAGGCCAATCTGCGCGAGACCACCACGCGCGTTCTGGCGTCGCTGACGCCACGCGAGGAGCGCGTGCTGCGCATGCGCTTCGGCATCGGCATGAACACCGACCATACGCTGGAAGAAGTCGGCCAGCAGTTCTCGGTCACCCGCGAGCGTATCCGCCAGATCGAAGCCAAGGCGCTGCGCAAACTCAAGCATCCGAGCCGGAGCCGCAAGCTCAGAAGCTTCCTCGACAGCTGA
- a CDS encoding thiol-disulfide oxidoreductase DCC family protein: MLTVWYNTHCPVCDAGIGRQKRRLIEAVKAGRIEFRDINLEPAALAGHGASLEDIRRRLHATDAQGRLLVGADVAIAVWAMTPGEGWLAGLFGNPIALPLTRLAYDRFADLLYAWNRRKGRW; the protein is encoded by the coding sequence TTGCTGACTGTCTGGTACAACACACATTGTCCGGTCTGCGATGCGGGCATCGGCAGGCAGAAGCGGCGGCTGATCGAAGCGGTCAAGGCCGGACGGATCGAGTTTCGCGACATCAACCTCGAGCCGGCGGCGCTTGCCGGACATGGCGCCTCGCTGGAGGACATCCGCCGGCGGCTGCATGCCACCGATGCGCAAGGCCGGTTGCTGGTCGGCGCCGACGTTGCGATTGCAGTGTGGGCGATGACACCTGGCGAGGGCTGGCTGGCGGGATTGTTTGGCAATCCGATCGCCTTGCCGCTGACCCGTCTTGCCTATGATCGCTTCGCCGACCTGCTCTATGCCTGGAACCGGCGCAAGGGGCGGTGGTAG
- a CDS encoding YiaA/YiaB family inner membrane protein, with protein MNANQTYIMFNTISVGAAYFMLGLSLWLAPVDLSTKGYWAMGILLLTGSLVNLVKYRTDERISAETTAKIEKARNEKLISEYVGKE; from the coding sequence ATGAACGCCAATCAGACCTACATCATGTTCAACACCATCTCGGTCGGTGCGGCCTATTTCATGCTCGGCCTGTCGCTGTGGCTGGCGCCCGTCGACCTGTCGACCAAGGGCTACTGGGCCATGGGCATCCTGCTGCTCACCGGCAGCCTTGTGAACCTTGTGAAGTACCGCACCGACGAGCGCATCTCGGCCGAGACCACCGCCAAGATCGAGAAGGCGCGCAACGAAAAGCTGATCAGCGAATATGTCGGCAAGGAATGA
- a CDS encoding patatin-like phospholipase family protein, giving the protein MPSGTDKVALVLAGGGSFGAVQVGMLKALVAAGVTADFVVGSSVGAINGAYYAAAGTMETVARLEALWRGITRNDVFPVSWRSMLGFAARRDFLSASHGIRNLIERNLPYRDLEEAPIPIHIIATDLFSGDAVVISKGNAAEAIAASSAIPVAFAPVRVGERFLIDGAVTSNTPVGVAISLGARRLIVLPTGFACNLRAPPQGAVANGLHALTLLIARQLVRELDTMPAEIDYAIVPSLCPLVGSPYDFTRTGALIDDAEKSTRAWIEAGGLFERVIPNQMRPHRHH; this is encoded by the coding sequence ATGCCATCAGGAACAGACAAGGTCGCGCTGGTGCTCGCGGGCGGCGGCAGTTTCGGCGCGGTACAAGTCGGCATGCTGAAGGCGCTGGTCGCCGCGGGCGTGACCGCCGATTTCGTCGTCGGCTCCAGCGTCGGCGCCATCAACGGCGCCTACTACGCCGCCGCCGGCACAATGGAGACCGTCGCTCGGCTGGAGGCCCTGTGGCGGGGCATCACCCGCAACGACGTGTTTCCCGTCAGTTGGCGGTCGATGCTGGGCTTTGCGGCCCGGCGCGATTTTCTGTCCGCCTCGCACGGCATCCGCAATCTGATCGAGCGCAACCTGCCCTATCGCGACCTCGAGGAGGCGCCGATCCCGATCCACATCATCGCGACCGATCTCTTCTCCGGTGACGCGGTGGTGATCTCGAAAGGTAATGCGGCCGAGGCGATCGCCGCCTCAAGCGCCATTCCGGTTGCGTTCGCGCCGGTGCGGGTCGGCGAGCGGTTCTTGATCGACGGCGCGGTGACCTCGAATACACCAGTCGGTGTTGCGATCAGCCTCGGCGCGCGCCGGCTGATCGTGCTGCCAACCGGCTTCGCCTGCAATCTGCGCGCGCCGCCGCAAGGCGCGGTTGCCAACGGCCTGCATGCCTTGACACTGTTGATCGCCCGGCAATTGGTGCGCGAACTCGACACCATGCCGGCCGAGATCGACTACGCGATTGTCCCCTCGCTCTGCCCGCTGGTGGGCTCGCCCTACGATTTCACCCGCACTGGCGCGCTGATCGACGACGCCGAAAAATCGACCCGGGCATGGATAGAGGCGGGCGGACTGTTTGAACGCGTCATCCCGAACCAGATGCGTCCGCACCGCCATCATTGA
- a CDS encoding TauD/TfdA family dioxygenase, with the protein MRKTTDLPPERIEIPAAWTGEDMAKHPERWLVELDPKDVAELEAAATGFLAGSHDIGGLTKADFPLPRLAGHLAALREKLIAGIGFEVLRGLPVEGYSAQMAATIFCGVGAHLGSARSQNAQGHILGHVRDIGADAKNATTRIYQTSERQTFHTDSADVVGLLCLEDAMQGGESLLVSTVTIYNEMRKRRPDLVRLLFDPIATDRRGEIPEGQKPYFEIPVLNWHAGLLTGIYQRQYIDSAQRFPDAMRLSAAHVEALDLFDSLANDPKLNLSMRLRPGDMQFVYNHSLLHDRMGFRDWPDPDKRRHMLRLWLSMPGDRPLPDCFRQRYGSIEIGDRGGIVVKGTRLNVPL; encoded by the coding sequence ATGCGCAAAACAACAGACCTGCCGCCGGAACGGATCGAAATTCCCGCCGCGTGGACCGGCGAGGACATGGCGAAGCATCCTGAACGATGGCTGGTCGAACTGGACCCGAAGGACGTCGCGGAGCTGGAAGCCGCCGCAACCGGCTTTCTTGCCGGTTCGCACGATATCGGCGGTCTGACCAAGGCTGATTTCCCCTTGCCCCGGCTTGCTGGCCATCTTGCCGCCCTTCGCGAAAAACTGATCGCCGGCATAGGGTTCGAGGTGCTTCGCGGTCTCCCGGTCGAAGGATACTCCGCGCAAATGGCGGCAACGATCTTCTGCGGAGTTGGCGCCCATCTGGGAAGCGCTCGGTCCCAGAACGCCCAGGGCCATATACTCGGTCATGTCCGCGACATAGGCGCCGACGCGAAGAACGCCACGACACGCATCTACCAGACCTCGGAGCGCCAGACGTTCCACACCGACTCCGCCGATGTCGTCGGCCTGCTCTGCCTGGAAGATGCCATGCAAGGCGGCGAGTCCCTGCTGGTAAGCACGGTGACGATCTACAACGAGATGCGCAAAAGGCGACCTGATCTGGTCCGGCTGCTGTTTGATCCGATTGCCACCGACCGGCGCGGCGAGATACCGGAAGGGCAAAAGCCCTACTTCGAAATCCCGGTCCTCAACTGGCATGCGGGGCTGCTGACCGGAATCTATCAGCGCCAGTATATCGACAGCGCGCAGCGCTTCCCGGATGCCATGCGGCTGAGTGCTGCGCATGTCGAAGCATTGGATCTCTTCGACAGCCTTGCCAATGACCCGAAGCTGAACCTGTCGATGCGGTTACGGCCCGGCGACATGCAGTTCGTGTACAATCATTCGCTGCTTCACGACCGCATGGGTTTTCGGGATTGGCCGGATCCGGACAAGCGGCGCCATATGCTGCGCCTGTGGCTGTCAATGCCCGGCGACCGCCCGCTGCCCGATTGCTTCAGGCAGCGTTATGGCTCAATCGAGATCGGCGACCGGGGCGGCATCGTCGTCAAGGGGACGCGGCTGAACGTGCCCCTGTAG